From Eremothecium sinecaudum strain ATCC 58844 chromosome V, complete sequence, a single genomic window includes:
- a CDS encoding HEL344Wp (Non-syntenic homolog of Ashbya gossypii ACL073W; Syntenic homolog of Saccharomyces cerevisiae YHL036W (MUP3)) — protein sequence MRNYFRATKESIPTAPGNGEAETLIVRLDEGRRRLGTLSAIGLICNKIVGTGIFVVTSNMYRLTGSVGLTLILWVIGATFAMAGLYVYMEYGTAMPRNGGEKNYLEFVFKRPKFFVTSLYAAHIVLHGSSVATSVFGAQMVLVALNAQITSWSMRGLAIAILFFLSVVNGVSVKTGLYIQNTLGSFKILIITVMSIIGFVALAGGIKNAAGTANFKNAFEGSGDVNIYEIVTALYNVFWAFAGYGSVNYALGEVQNPIRTLKIAGPLSLVLLTVLYMLVNIAYFAVIPKDVIRNSELQIAVDFFGIAFGFNARRFSAAIIALSAIGNMSSSVFMQARIIQQLGREGVLPFSNFFASSRPFNSPMVGLMENFIACTITIIIPPSGDVYNLMLNLGGYPMNIINTAISGGLLWTYWQHRKGRIHWNPPIKAGVVITTFFLVGSIYMVIAPYVPPSDGGNIYHSIPYWTHCVLAWGIFAIGGIYWCFWTRVLPRYGNYKLTYAEVLGEDGFWRNNIVKVYKDETRPAANYNSETNSNISTQGKGGSEEYIK from the coding sequence ATGAGAAACTACTTCCGCGCAACAAAGGAGTCAATTCCAACCGCTCCTGGCAATGGAGAGGCAGAAACTCTCATTGTGAGGCTGGATGAAGGTCGTAGACGGCTAGGCACTTTGTCGGCCATAGGTTTAATTTGCAATAAAATTGTCGGAACGGGTATATTTGTTGTCACGTCCAATATGTACAGGCTTACCGGGTCAGTTGGCCTAACTTTGATTTTATGGGTTATAGGTGCCACCTTTGCCATGGCTGGATTATATGTTTACATGGAATACGGTACTGCTATGCCGCGTAATGGAGGCGAGAAGAACTATTTGGAGTTTGTATTCAAAAGACCAAAATTCTTTGTAACGTCACTGTACGCTGCCCACATTGTGCTGCATGGGTCATCGGTTGCTACTTCTGTTTTTGGCGCGCAGATGGTGCTTGTAGCGCTGAACGCGCAGATCACTAGTTGGAGTATGCGGGGGCTGGCTATTGCTATTCTGTTTTTCTTGAGCGTAGTCAACGGAGTAAGCGTCAAGACAGGGTTATATATCCAAAACACGTTGGGATCGTTTAAAATTCTCATAATCACAGTCATGTCGATTATAGGATTTGTTGCTCTTGCCGGAGGTATCAAAAACGCTGCTGGTACAGCAAACTTTAAAAACGCATTTGAAGGTTCTGGCGACGTGAATATTTATGAAATCGTGACTGCGTTGTATAATGTTTTCTGGGCGTTTGCTGGGTATGGGAGCGTGAACTATGCTTTGGGGGAGGTTCAAAATCCTATCAGGACGCTAAAAATAGCCGGTCCGTTATCGCTGGTGCTTTTGACGGTTCTGTACATGCTTGTTAACATAGCGTACTTTGCGGTTATCCCAAAAGATGTCATACGTAATTCGGAACTCCAGATTGCGGTTGATTTTTTTGGCATTGCATTTGGGTTTAATGCTAGACGGTTTTCAGCGGCTATTATTGCACTGAGCGCAATAGGCAATATGAGTAGCTCCGTTTTCATGCAAGCGAGAATCATCCAACAGCTAGGCAGGGAGGGCGTGTTACCTTTCTCTAACTTTTTTGCGTCTTCGCGGCCTTTTAATTCTCCAATGGTGGGATTGATGGAGAACTTTATTGCATGCACTATTACCATCATTATACCGCCATCGGGAGATGTATATAATTTGATGTTAAACTTAGGCGGGTACCCAATGAACATCATAAATACGGCAATCAGTGGAGGACTTCTGTGGACTTACTGGCAGCACAGGAAGGGTAGAATTCATTGGAACCCCCCTATTAAAGCAGGGGTTGTTATTACGACATTTTTCCTGGTCGGCAGCATATATATGGTCATTGCCCCATATGTTCCTCCATCGGACGGGGGAAATATCTATCACTCTATACCTTACTGGACTCACTGCGTTTTAGCGTGGGGCATTTTTGCCATAGGAGGGATTTATTGGTGTTTCTGGACTCGCGTGTTGCCTAGGTACGGGAACTATAAGTTGACTTATGCAGAAGTACTTGGAGAGGACGGGTTTTGGAGGAACAATATCGTAAAGGTATACAAAGACGAAACTCGTCCTGCAGCAAACTATAACAGTGAAACAAACTCCAATATCTCCACTCAAGGGAAGGGTGGATCAGAAGAGTACATAAAATAG
- a CDS encoding HEL343Cp (Syntenic homolog of Ashbya gossypii AFR752W; Syntenic homolog of Saccharomyces cerevisiae YNL244C (SUI1)) produces the protein MSIENLKSFDPFADTGDDEASSSNYIHIRIQQRNGRKTLTTVQGIPEEYDLKRILKVLRKDFGCNGNMVKDDEMGEIIQLQGDQRAKVCEFLITQLAIPKKNIKIHGF, from the coding sequence ATGTCTATCGAAAACCTCAAGTCCTTCGACCCCTTTGCTGACACCGGCGACGACGAAGCCTCCTCCTCCAACTACATCCACATCCGTATCCAGCAGAGAAACGGCAGAAAAACCTTGACCACCGTCCAGGGCATCCCCGAGGAGTACGACCTCAAGCGCATCTTGAAGGTCTTGCGCAAGGACTTTGGCTGCAACGGCAACATGGTCAAGGACGACGAGATGGGCGAGATCATCCAGTTGCAGGGCGACCAGAGAGCCAAGGTCTGCGAGTTCCTCATCACCCAGCTCGCCATCCCCAAGAAGAACATCAAGATCCACGGCTTCTAA
- a CDS encoding homeobox domain-containing protein (Syntenic homolog of Ashbya gossypii AFR751W; Syntenic homolog of Saccharomyces cerevisiae YCR097W (HMRA1); 1-intron in Ashbya gossypii), with protein MYPYSMSVSSIDETGQAIQDVCSVLLGVVTQRRRTVLPKETKEFLESVFERKRCPNAKERRAIAEKCGLTPIQIRIWFTNKRMRSARF; from the coding sequence ATGTACCCATACAGCATGTCAGTGTCTAGTATCGACGAGACGGGTCAAGCCATTCAAGATGTATGTAGTGTTCTGCTAGGTGTTGTAACGCAGCGAAGAAGAACAGTGTTACCCAAGGAAACAAAGGAGTTCCTGGAAAGTGTGTTTGAAAGGAAGCGTTGTCCCAACGCCAAAGAAAGACGGGCAATTGCAGAGAAATGCGGGTTAACACCTATACAGATAAGAATATGGTTCACAAATAAGCGAATGCGTTCTGCGCGCTTTTAA
- a CDS encoding HEL341Wp (Syntenic homolog of Ashbya gossypii AFR750C; Syntenic homolog of Ashbya gossypii NOHBY674; No homolog in Saccharomyces cerevisiae; Syntenic homolog of Kluyveromyces lactis KLLA0C03157g), translating into MRKITLISYKTTMTQLPKRTSTRSSNFLKPPGCPKYVFILGTKKPTRPRNKFIIMRTIFHKSSSKIVSAIWKHSPNQFQKYFQLLAQFEHNSHNHNHLPAAALTDADAFLLIARLLKSRQQKKKVKMLCGRF; encoded by the coding sequence atgaGGAAAATCACTTTGATCTCTTACAAAACAACCATGACACAGCTACCCAAGAGAACGTCTACCCGCTCCTCCAACTTCCTTAAGCCTCCTGGTTGTCCCAAGTATGTCTTCATACTAGGTACAAAGAAGCCAACCAGACCAAGAAACAAGTTTATTATTATGAGAACAATTTTCCATAAGTCCTCTTCCAAGATCGTCAGTGCAATATGGAAACATTCTCCCAACCAGTTCCAAAAATACTTCCAACTCCTCGCTCAGTTCGAGCACAACTCCCACAACCACAACCACCTTCCTGCTGCCGCCCTCACCGACGCAGATGCCTTTCTTCTAATCGCCCGCCTCCTAAAATCCCGCCAGCAGAAAAAAAAAGTGAAAATGTTATGTGGTCGTTTTTAG
- a CDS encoding HEL340Wp (Syntenic homolog of Ashbya gossypii AFR749C; Non-syntenic homolog of Saccharomyces cerevisiae YLR154C (RNH203)), translating into MWSFLVPCKVRYSGPGACDSSIRGRKIVGKDILSKFPDSNAYLGVASLDAIVNCERDGNDQRLQLEL; encoded by the coding sequence ATGTGGTCGTTTTTAGTTCCCTGTAAAGTTCGTTACTCCGGCCCGGGGGCATGCGACTCAAGTATCAGAGGCAGGAAGATTGTTGGTAAAGATATTTTATCCAAATTCCCCGATTCCAACGCTTATTTGGGGGTGGCAAGCCTCGATGCAATTGTCAACTGTGAACGCGATGGCAACGACCAAAGGCTCCAATTAGAGCTCTGA
- the PAC11 gene encoding dynein intermediate chain (Syntenic homolog of Ashbya gossypii AFR331C; Syntenic homolog of Saccharomyces cerevisiae YDR488C (PAC11)), which yields MEDRLQQLDAMKRKLQELRERRPIVVSAISSPVSMDTKKRITSNDDFVSHLLNNIQTPKNSQDTGSVDLISVGVQTDNMVEGEEIKETLEQHGITNTTTITYEKAVQTDDIELVPLYAETIDRSPEPPKSSAEDAIKLEEEEELASVVNEIEYRKLKPLVITSQNISLETTTFALIEALENKRSLINAHQMEGNTFSIFSHELQLDIIQGMNPLCASIDFYQGFVLVLVHWESKVQHYNTQTACYVVSFETGEIVDTVHFQGQTLIRGEFVRVKDSKILTMLLTSYNGKTILYELRTVASKSSGKTSGPPKLERNVISRNYHNWPVYAMWQYHVRDSKVLSASTDGTIHELNLIDLKPVTDPTSWNAVKVIPWSRSELILKEPTGNLKFIEQLSRLSLYDEVTIKAICTFHNDPSSIYLGCEDGGIYKIVTEKGEGPRNIKVALDNNGFIPIAASDNEGYVSANQDNDSEFDEDLEQGPLFHVGPITALFPCKDLQGLMVSCSMDWKCVLWDVPNNIKLLTVELESAVISGELATFSAESGVHHLALLTAFEFHIYELNLTSTHTYLGSIKWSVPSAPKLVLSIPVTQSKHGYNMFSYFKLVQQHESWYAILGGEGSKLECYRIFS from the coding sequence ATGGAGGACAGGCTACAGCAGTTAGATGCTATGAAGAGGAAGTTACAGGAACTTCGAGAACGGAGACCGATAGTTGTGAGTGCAATATCCTCGCCTGTTTCAATGGATACCAAAAAGCGCATTACATCAAATGATGATTTTGTTTCGCATTTATTAAATAATATTCAAACCCCCAAGAACTCTCAGGATACGGGTAGCGTAGATTTGATTAGCGTGGGCGTTCAAACAGACAATATGGTTGAGGGCGAGGAGATTAAGGAAACATTAGAACAACATGGCATTACGAATACTACCACAATTACGTACGAGAAGGCTGTTCAAACTGATGATATCGAACTAGTACCTTTATATGCTGAGACTATTGACAGATCACCGGAACCACCGAAGTCAAGTGCCGAAGATGCTATTAAGTTAGAGGAGGAAGAGGAGTTAGCATCGGTTGTCAACGAGATCGAGTATAGGAAACTTAAGCCTCTAGTTATAACCTCTCAAAATATATCGCTCGAGACAACTACATTTGCGTTAATAGAGGCCCTGGAAAACAAGCGCAGCCTAATTAATGCACACCAAATGGAGGGAAACACCTTTTCTATATTTTCACACGAGTTGCAACTGGATATAATTCAAGGTATGAACCCACTCTGTGCTTCTATAGACTTTTACCAGGGGTTTGTGTTAGTTTTAGTACATTGGGAATCTAAAGTACAGCACTATAACACCCAAACAGCATGCTATGTCGTTAGTTTTGAGACTGGAGAAATTGTAGACACAGTTCATTTTCAAGGACAGACTTTAATTCGAGGTGAGTTTGTGAGGGTCAAGGATTCCAAGATCCTTACTATGCTTTTGACTTCCTATAATGGCAAGACTATTCTTTACGAATTGAGAACAGTAGCGTCAAAATCTAGTGGCAAGACTTCGGGACCGCCGAAATTGGAAAGAAATGTGATTTCGCGTAACTATCACAATTGGCCAGTTTATGCTATGTGGCAGTATCACGTACGGGACTCCAAGGTTTTGTCAGCCAGTACAGATGGAACAATACATGAATTGAACTTGATAGATCTTAAACCAGTAACTGATCCTACCAGCTGGAATGCGGTCAAAGTCATTCCGTGGTCAAGATCGGAATTGATATTAAAGGAACCAACTGGGAATCTTAAATTTATAGAACAACTGTCGAGGCTTTCTCTATACGATGAGGTTACTATTAAAGCTATATGTACATTCCATAACGATCCTAGCAGCATATACCTCGGGTGTGAAGATGGAGGAATATACAAGATAGTAACTGAGAAAGGTGAGGGTCCTAGAAATATTAAAGTGGCATTAGATAACAATGGTTTTATTCCCATTGCGGCCTCTGATAATGAAGGCTATGTATCAGCTAATCAGGATAATGATTCTGAATTTGACGAAGATTTGGAACAAGGTCCGCTATTCCATGTTGGTCCCATTACGGCCTTATTCCCATGTAAGGACCTGCAGGGATTGATGGTTTCCTGTAGCATGGATTGGAAATGTGTGTTATGGGATGTACCGAACAACATTAAACTGCTTACCGTTGAACTTGAAAGTGCAGTTATCTCCGGGGAGTTAGCAACTTTTTCTGCAGAAAGTGGAGTTCATCACTTGGCACTTCTCACAGCATTTGAGTTTCATATTTATGAATTGAACCTAACTTCCACACACACTTATCTGGGTAGTATTAAATGGTCGGTACCATCTGCACCCAAATTGGTGCTATCGATACCTGTAACGCAGAGCAAGCACGGGTATAATATGTTCAGCTACTTCAAACTAGTTCAACAACACGAAAGTTGGTATGCAATTCTTGGGGGAGAAGGTAGTAAATTGGAGTGCTATAGAATATTCTCCTGA
- the SLD5 gene encoding DNA replication protein SLD5 (Syntenic homolog of Ashbya gossypii AFR332W; Syntenic homolog of Saccharomyces cerevisiae YDR489W (SLD5)), which translates to MDLNIDDILADLDRDTTAVDSSLYLSSEHDTTRFSEANGTPSNHEKHIAVNNITPESDYQMLITHWRNERMAPELLPYPHLLIGRLLQRLTNQIEHIENLSMGFLEEAAENDAKIPMLCMEAELERLKFVIRSYIRCRLHKIDKYSLYLRQLDQANDRTLSLTELLSPQEMVYHDKHSKILLKLFNNSVLRHMPPEMQAIDDTDGSINMIDQPDWSKFVFVLIKGAEPGEEDSEQVLNDDGKPCYSVTIPDLNEEVELAVGGIYVMRYNVISGLLRDGKAILV; encoded by the coding sequence ATGGACCttaatattgatgataTTTTAGCAGATTTAGATCGGGATACCACTGCTGTCGATAGCTCCCTTTATTTAAGTTCAGAACATGATACAACAAGGTTCAGTGAAGCAAATGGCACACCTAGTAACCATGAGAAGCATATAGCGGTTAATAATATCACACCTGAATCTGACTACCAAATGCTTATTACACATTGGAGAAACGAGCGAATGGCGCCGGAACTACTTCCATATCCACATTTGTTGATAGGGAGGCTTCTTCAGAGATTGACAAATCAAATAGAACATATCGAGAACCTATCAATGGGATTCCTAGAAGAGGCTGCCGAAAACGATGCCAAGATTCCTATGCTATGTATGGAGGCGGAACTTGAAAGGTTGAAATTTGTAATTAGAAGCTACATTCGTTGTCGACTGCACAAGATAGACAAGTACAGTCTGTATTTGAGGCAACTTGACCAGGCAAATGACCGCACATTATCGTTAACTGAGTTACTATCTCCCCAAGAGATGGTGTATCACGATAAGCATTCGAAAATACTGCTCAAGCTCTTCAACAACTCTGTATTACGGCATATGCCTCCAGAAATGCAAGCAATCGATGACACAGATGGCTCTATCAACATGATAGACCAGCCGGACTGGAGTAAGTTCGTCTTTGTTCTAATTAAAGGCGCAGAACCAGGTGAAGAAGACTCGGAACAAGTGCTTAATGACGATGGCAAGCCCTGCTACTCTGTCACTATCCCCGATCTGAACGAGGAAGTCGAACTGGCCGTTGGGGGGATCTACGTTATGCGCTACAATGTCATAAGTGGTCTACTACGGGACGGTAAAGCAATACTTGTATAG
- the SDD3 gene encoding Sdd3p (Syntenic homolog of Ashbya gossypii AFR334W; Syntenic homolog of Saccharomyces cerevisiae YOL098C): MVFEKLVSFRLDYAPQYKLTKYISNHSRLQIIHLHSKSSPIVEGYFAVGTECNNDSGVAHTLEHLIFMGSKKYPYKGLLDTVGGIAMSNTNAWTATDQTVYTLESVGWPGFKKLLPVYLDHLCNPTLTDYAYTTEVHHIDPKECTDKGVVYSEMEAIEASSGFITNLEKQRLMFPEGNAYRYETGGLTQNLRKLTNNEIREFYAKMYSPENMYLIICGNVPADELLEVMEQFDAELPKFDKKRVRPFIDSPNSQIPEKRTEIVESIVEFPELDESRGEVAMAWIGKDYLDTVNDLAVSMLFEYLTDTSLAPFNKELVEMENPLATDVSYWPDCYMKTIMNLTLHGVPSSKLEEARDKVLGILSNHKIDIKRMRQVIDKNKWVQVRSTERNGSSFLSEICIMDFLYGDENGNSLKRSMDLTDFDILLDWKTEDWQSLLAEVLVENKPVIVLGKPSANKYNELEEDQKNLINHRKRTFSDEKLGQLQATIDEAQRQNNKPIPEELMNGFIIKDPASSVDFIKTKNITTVEHEYNDLEDELTLKVLANRPKDFPLFIHLEHFPSQFVTVQLLLNSRVVKDTSLLPYFYIFRQLFTLPMKDENNNIIDYEEIVKQLENECIVNEISLGFSAEFTDLISLEIECKSSDYANAVKWIKHCLYDMVFDQNRVSILLEKFLNSIVETKREGVQMKQSLFNRHMFTDRSMKKSTDFIFVQKVLDGVLQHITEGNYETEVLPKLESFRDQLRSHFHKFHILIFGDIEKLDDVYQPWKQLVDKLPMDKSQVVVPPTPRLLETVSNLGLDPKSTAYIATTPASASTYMSCVTSVPINLDYQHPDYPAVCMAAAYLEVCEGPFWKGIRGSGLAYGANVGKQFEFNCLSYSIYRGVDVISCYESGKRIIEDLANGITVFEEKLVHCALASIIHGLAGAESNYFNAATIKYSNNFCKKRGPDFNSRFLAKVGSVTIQDLKTVMQKYFINMFNSEKGAVFITCHPSKLESVQEFLESQGYEVIVEEFEATDSASEYSSDYDSN; the protein is encoded by the coding sequence ATGGTGTTCGAAAAATTGGTATCTTTCAGGCTTGATTATGCTCCGCAATACAAATTAACTAAGTATATCTCTAATCACTCCCGGTTACAAATAATTCATTTGCATTCCAAGTCCTCACCAATAGTGGAGGGTTACTTTGCTGTGGGAACGGAATGTAATAATGATTCGGGAGTAGCACATACTCTTGAACATCTCATTTTTATGGGTTCTAAGAAATATCCTTATAAAGGTTTGTTAGATACTGTGGGTGGAATTGCTATGTCAAATACCAATGCATGGACTGCTACCGATCAGACAGTATACACTTTGGAATCTGTAGGATGGCCTGGGTTTAAGAAGCTGCTACCTGTGTATTTGGATCACTTGTGTAATCCCACATTGACAGATTATGCTTATACTACGGAAGTCCACCACATTGATCCCAAAGAATGCACTGACAAGGGTGTTGTATATAGCGAGATGGAGGCGATTGAAGCTAGTAGCGGTTTTATTACGAATTTAGAGAAACAGCGTTTAATGTTTCCAGAAGGCAATGCTTATCGATATGAGACTGGAGGTTTGACCCAGAACCTCAGGAAGTTGACAAACAACGAAATTCGAGAATTTTACGCTAAAATGTATTCTCCAGAAAACATGTATTTGATTATCTGCGGTAATGTGCCAGCGGACGAATTGCTAGAGGTTATGGAACAGTTTGATGCAGAGCTTCCTAAGTTTGACAAAAAGAGAGTGAGGCCATTTATCGACTCTCCAAACTCACAAATCCCGGAAAAACGTACCGAAATAGTCGAATCTATTGTTGAGTTCCCTGAATTAGATGAATCCAGGGGTGAAGTTGCCATGGCATGGATTGGTAAGGATTATTTAGATACTGTCAATGATTTAGCCGTGTCTATGTTGTTCGAATACTTAACTGACACATCATTGGCGCCATTCAATAAGGAACTTGTTGAAATGGAAAATCCATTGGCTACCGATGTTTCCTACTGGCCTGATTGCTATATGAAAACTATCATGAACCTTACACTTCATGGTGTCCCTTCTTCCAAATTGGAAGAAGCAAGGGATAAAGTCCTAGGCATTTTGTCTAACCATAAAATAGACATCAAAAGGATGAGGCAAGTTATTGATAAAAACAAGTGGGTACAAGTACGTTCCACTGAAAGAAACGGATCTTCTTTCTTATCAGAGATATGTATTATGGACTTCTTATATGGTGATGAAAACGGGAACTCGCTTAAGAGGTCCATGGATTTAACCGATTTCGATATCTTATTAGACTGGAAAACTGAGGATTGGCAGTCTTTACTTGCAGAAGTTTTAGTTGAAAACAAGCCTGTGATAGTGCTAGGTAAACCAAGCGCTAACAAATATAATGAACTTGAGGAGGATCAGAAGAACTTGATTAATCATCGTAAACGCACCTTTTCAGATGAGAAACTTGGTCAATTACAAGCTACCATTGATGAAGCTCAGCGACAAAACAATAAGCCTATCCCAGAAGAGCTTATGAATGGATTCATTATCAAGGATCCAGCTTCATCGGTAGATTttattaaaacaaaaaatatCACTACCGTTGAACATGAATACAATGACCTAGAAGATGAATTGACATTGAAGGTTCTAGCTAATAGACCAAAAGACTTTCCATTGTTCATCCACTTAGAACATTTCCCTTCGCAGTTCGTTACTGTACAATTATTGCTAAATTCAAGAGTCGTAAAAGATACTTCGCTCCTACCATATTTCTATATTTTCCGTCAATTGTTCACACTACCGATGAAAGATGAGAACAATAATATTATTGACTATGAAGAAATAGTGAAGCAACTAGAAAACGAATGCATAGTTAATGAGATTTCCTTAGGATTCTCTGCAGAATTTACCGATTTAATTTCTTTGGAAATTGAATGTAAGTCCTCTGATTATGCTAATGCAGTAAAATGGATCAAGCATTGTTTGTATGACATGGTATTTGATCAAAATCGTGTTAGTATCTTGCTAGAGAAGTTTTTGAACTCAATTGTTGAAACCAAGAGAGAGGGGGTTCAAATGAAGCAATCGTTGTTCAATAGACATATGTTTACTGATAGATCTATGAAGAAATCTACAGATTTCATATTTGTGCAGAAGGTGCTGGATGGTGTTCTGCAACATATTACGGAAGGAAACTATGAAACCGAGGTGTTACCTAAATTGGAATCCTTTAGAGACCAGCTAAGGTCTCATTTTCACAAATTCcatattttaatttttgGTGATATAGAAAAGCTAGATGACGTCTATCAACCATGGAAACAGTTGGTTGACAAGCTTCCTATGGATAAATCACAAGTTGTCGTTCCTCCTACCCCACGTTTGTTGGAGACTGTATCGAACTTGGGTTTGGATCCCAAGTCAACAGCATATATTGCAACAACCCCAGCATCTGCGTCAACTTATATGAGTTGTGTGACTTCTGTTCCGATAAATTTAGATTACCAACACCCGGATTATCCGGCAGTTTGTATGGCTGCGGCATATCTTGAGGTCTGTGAAGGGCCGTTCTGGAAAGGTATTCGTGGATCAGGATTGGCATATGGTGCAAATGTTGGTAAGCAGTTTGAGTTTAACTGCTTAAGTTATAGTATTTATCGTGGAGTTGATGTTATTAGTTGTTATGAATCAGGTAAGCGAATCATTGAAGACTTGGCAAATGGTATTACTGTGTTCGAGGAGAAGTTAGTTCATTGTGCTCTAGCCAGTATTATTCATGGCCTTGCTGGCGCCGAGTCAAACTACTTTAACGCTGCAACAATAAAGTATAGCAATAATTTTTGCAAGAAGCGCGGTCCGGACTTCAATTCCAGATTTTTAGCTAAGGTTGGAAGCGTTACCATCCAAGATTTGAAAACAGTGATGCAAAAATACTTTATTAATATGTTCAACTCTGAAAAAGGTGCTGTATTTATTACCTGTCATCCAAGCAAGCTGGAATCTGTTCAGGAATTTCTAGAAAGTCAAGGCTATGAGGTCATTGTGGAGGAATTTGAAGCTACGGATTCTGCTTCTGAATATAGTTCTGATTATGATTCAAATTAA